In Paracoccus aerodenitrificans, the following are encoded in one genomic region:
- a CDS encoding AI-2E family transporter, producing MPQMRDLPETEEADSSLKMSRRPVPVPTILTTFAVGIMLMLIWKLSFVLLMGFAAILIAIALRKSSVYLTSHLPVSATVGVFLVLGIVVLAFGALVMNAGPQISQQMRQLIAAIPQAWQQITDWLNSSAIGNFLFDRVSQDAQSGANAAGGSASSSGAMRPSFANSVMGIFGFLRGTVNAVIGGVANLVLVLTVAIFLALNPKPYVSGVLRLVPLGQRKHAGEILREIGDKLWSWFAGQSLDMVIVAVLTGGGLWLLDIPLALVLGIIAGLTNAIPYIGPFLSGVPAVLFSLTQGPRDALYVLLLFVAVQQFEGNVIMPLIQRKAAGLPPVMTIFGVIGFGVLFGIPGILVAAPLMVVAMVLVQRLYIEGVLGDDLPDHVPAEDDAPQQG from the coding sequence ATGCCCCAGATGCGCGACCTCCCGGAAACCGAGGAAGCCGATAGCAGCCTGAAAATGTCGCGCCGACCTGTGCCGGTTCCGACCATTCTGACGACATTCGCGGTCGGCATCATGCTGATGCTGATCTGGAAACTGTCCTTCGTCCTGCTGATGGGATTCGCCGCGATCCTGATCGCCATCGCGCTGCGGAAATCCTCTGTCTACCTGACCAGCCATCTGCCGGTTTCGGCGACGGTCGGCGTTTTTCTGGTGCTCGGGATTGTCGTTCTGGCTTTCGGCGCATTGGTCATGAATGCCGGGCCGCAGATTTCTCAGCAGATGCGGCAGCTTATCGCCGCGATCCCTCAGGCATGGCAACAGATCACCGACTGGCTGAACAGCTCGGCAATCGGCAATTTCCTGTTCGACAGAGTGTCGCAGGATGCGCAGAGCGGCGCGAATGCAGCAGGGGGCTCCGCTTCCAGTTCGGGCGCTATGCGGCCCTCTTTCGCGAATTCGGTGATGGGGATTTTCGGTTTCCTGCGCGGGACGGTCAATGCCGTGATCGGCGGCGTCGCCAATCTCGTGCTGGTGCTGACCGTGGCGATCTTTCTGGCGCTGAACCCCAAACCCTATGTTTCGGGCGTTCTGCGGCTGGTTCCGCTTGGTCAGCGCAAACATGCCGGAGAGATATTGCGTGAGATCGGCGACAAATTATGGAGCTGGTTCGCCGGGCAGTCCCTCGACATGGTGATCGTGGCGGTTCTGACCGGGGGCGGGCTGTGGCTGCTGGATATTCCCCTTGCTCTGGTTCTGGGAATCATTGCCGGGCTGACCAATGCCATTCCCTATATCGGACCGTTCCTGTCCGGCGTTCCTGCGGTGCTGTTTTCGCTGACGCAGGGTCCGCGCGATGCGCTTTACGTTCTGTTGCTGTTCGTTGCGGTCCAGCAATTCGAGGGCAATGTCATCATGCCGCTGATCCAGAGGAAAGCCGCAGGGCTGCCGCCGGTGATGACGATTTTCGGCGTGATCGGCTTTGGCGTTCTGTTCGGGATTCCGGGCATTCTGGTTGCCGCGCCGCTGATGGTGGTGGCGATGGTACTGGTGCAGCGCCTCTATATCGAAGGCGTTCTCGGGGACGATCTGCCGGATCATGTCCCGGCGGAAGACGACGCGCCGCAGCAGGGCTAA
- a CDS encoding outer membrane protein assembly factor BamE, whose protein sequence is MISIRSLVVIAMTLALTACSPVYRHHGYVPPETDLSQVVVGETNQFELESMIGRPSSMGLLEGSGWYYVGSRWRYYGMLRPAEIDRQVVAVHFATDGTVSNIERFALEDGRVVVLSSRVTDSGITSISLIRQLLGNLGNFNPSSILEE, encoded by the coding sequence ATGATATCAATCCGCAGCCTTGTTGTTATTGCGATGACTCTGGCACTGACCGCTTGTTCGCCGGTGTACCGCCATCATGGCTATGTGCCGCCTGAAACCGATCTGTCTCAGGTCGTTGTCGGTGAAACCAATCAGTTCGAACTGGAATCGATGATCGGACGGCCTTCCTCTATGGGGCTTCTTGAGGGTTCGGGCTGGTATTATGTTGGCTCTCGCTGGCGCTATTACGGGATGCTGCGCCCGGCTGAAATCGACCGTCAGGTGGTTGCGGTTCATTTTGCCACCGATGGAACCGTCTCGAATATCGAGCGTTTCGCGCTTGAAGATGGTCGCGTCGTGGTTCTGTCCAGCCGCGTGACCGATTCGGGAATTACCTCGATCAGCCTGATTCGTCAGCTTCTCGGCAATCTGGGTAATTTCAATCCTTCCAGCATTCTGGAAGAGTAA
- a CDS encoding YceD family protein — protein MSVFSPLSERLRVAHLSPNRDNPFDIAPDAAARREIAAELSLSELPHMRFSGRVQASGAEEWALDGKLSATVVQPCVITLDPVTTEISETVSLLFSPHVAAPEEDEVEMGDDSVEPLGQWIDIGAIAIEALSLALPTHPRAPGAELPEDASDPGPEEESSRKPFAGLADLMKRGEN, from the coding sequence ATGTCTGTATTTTCTCCCCTCTCGGAACGGTTGCGCGTGGCGCATCTGTCGCCCAATCGCGACAATCCGTTCGATATCGCCCCCGATGCCGCGGCACGGCGGGAAATCGCTGCAGAATTATCTCTGTCAGAGTTGCCCCATATGCGGTTTTCGGGTCGGGTTCAGGCCTCGGGCGCGGAGGAATGGGCGCTTGACGGAAAGCTGAGCGCTACGGTGGTGCAACCCTGTGTTATTACGCTGGATCCGGTCACGACGGAGATATCGGAAACTGTCAGCCTGTTATTTTCTCCGCATGTTGCAGCACCGGAGGAAGACGAGGTCGAAATGGGGGATGACAGCGTCGAGCCTCTGGGACAGTGGATCGATATCGGTGCCATTGCGATCGAAGCGCTGTCACTGGCCCTGCCGACCCATCCCCGTGCGCCCGGAGCCGAATTGCCGGAAGACGCCTCGGACCCCGGACCTGAGGAGGAATCATCGCGCAAGCCTTTCGCCGGGCTGGCGGATCTGATGAAGCGCGGCGAGAATTAG
- the rnhA gene encoding ribonuclease HI translates to MTRLLAWTDGACSGNPGPGGWGVLMRAVKGDEILKERELKGGEADTTNNRMELMAAIIALETLTRASEITITTDSAYVKNGVTGWIHGWKRNGWKTAGRKPVKNVDLWQRLDAAQERHQVTWEWIKGHAGHPENERADELAREGMKPYKPRPEKAQPVSD, encoded by the coding sequence ATGACCCGGCTTCTCGCCTGGACGGATGGTGCCTGCAGCGGCAATCCGGGTCCCGGAGGCTGGGGCGTATTGATGCGGGCCGTGAAGGGCGATGAGATCCTCAAAGAGCGCGAGTTGAAAGGCGGCGAGGCCGACACCACCAATAACCGCATGGAGCTGATGGCCGCGATCATCGCGCTGGAAACGCTTACCCGCGCGTCAGAGATCACCATCACTACCGATTCGGCCTATGTGAAGAACGGGGTGACCGGCTGGATTCACGGCTGGAAGCGCAATGGCTGGAAGACCGCAGGCCGAAAGCCGGTCAAGAATGTCGATCTGTGGCAGCGCCTCGATGCGGCGCAGGAACGCCATCAGGTGACATGGGAATGGATCAAGGGCCATGCCGGTCATCCCGAAAACGAACGTGCCGACGAATTGGCGCGTGAGGGGATGAAGCCCTATAAACCCCGTCCCGAAAAGGCTCAGCCAGTATCCGACTGA
- a CDS encoding glutathione S-transferase family protein codes for MKLYSMPSSGNSYKVRLLLALLGREAEIIDTEYQTDSLAEAKTSGQLPFGKAPVLVLEDGRVLPESNAILSWLAEGSRFIPEDPFLRAEMLSWMFWEQNQHEGSVAVRAALLTYPHRRSQATPERLAELLERGHAHLLMMENRLHGRDWLVGEAVSLADICLYGYTHTAGEKGGFEMQRFPAINAWLARIAALPRYKGLDG; via the coding sequence ATGAAACTCTATTCCATGCCGTCTTCGGGGAACTCATACAAGGTGCGGCTCTTGCTGGCGCTTCTTGGCCGCGAGGCCGAGATCATCGATACGGAATATCAGACCGATTCTCTGGCCGAGGCCAAAACAAGCGGGCAACTGCCTTTCGGCAAGGCTCCGGTTCTGGTTCTGGAGGATGGCCGGGTTTTGCCGGAATCGAATGCGATCCTGTCCTGGCTGGCAGAGGGAAGCCGCTTTATCCCCGAAGATCCGTTTCTGCGTGCCGAAATGTTAAGCTGGATGTTCTGGGAGCAGAATCAGCATGAAGGAAGCGTCGCCGTCCGGGCCGCACTGCTGACCTATCCGCACCGCCGTAGCCAGGCGACGCCGGAACGTCTGGCGGAGTTGCTGGAGCGCGGTCATGCGCATCTGCTGATGATGGAGAATCGCCTTCATGGCCGTGACTGGCTGGTCGGAGAGGCGGTCAGCCTCGCCGATATCTGTCTTTACGGCTATACGCATACGGCAGGTGAGAAGGGTGGATTCGAGATGCAGCGCTTCCCCGCCATCAATGCGTGGCTGGCGCGTATTGCCGCCCTGCCGCGTTACAAGGGACTGGATGGATGA
- the ispH gene encoding 4-hydroxy-3-methylbut-2-enyl diphosphate reductase, with amino-acid sequence MEHALPPLTLYLAAPRGFCAGVDRAIKIVEMALQKWGAPVYVRHEIVHNKFVVDGLREKGAIFVEELDECPDDRPVIFSAHGVPKSVPAEAQRREMIYVDATCPLVSKVHVEAERHSRDGLQMVMIGHAGHPEVLGTMGQLPEGEVLLVETVDDVAIIEPRDPESLAFITQTTLSVDDTAAIVAALQARFPSIVGPAKEDICYATTNRQAAVKSVAPKIDALLVIGAPNSSNSRRLVEVGKAAGCAYSQLVMRADQIDWRAMEGVRAVGVTAGASAPEVLVNEVIDAFRSRFEVDVQIVETAQENVEFKVPRVLRVPA; translated from the coding sequence ATGGAACATGCGCTGCCTCCTCTGACCCTGTATCTCGCCGCGCCGCGCGGCTTCTGCGCCGGTGTGGACCGGGCGATCAAGATCGTCGAAATGGCGCTGCAGAAATGGGGCGCTCCGGTCTATGTCCGTCACGAAATCGTGCATAATAAATTCGTCGTGGACGGGCTGCGCGAAAAAGGTGCGATCTTCGTCGAGGAGCTGGATGAATGCCCCGATGACCGCCCGGTGATCTTTTCCGCGCATGGCGTGCCGAAATCGGTCCCGGCCGAGGCGCAGCGGCGCGAGATGATCTATGTCGATGCGACGTGCCCGCTGGTCAGCAAGGTGCATGTCGAGGCTGAACGGCATTCCCGCGACGGTCTGCAAATGGTGATGATCGGCCATGCCGGGCATCCCGAGGTTCTGGGCACGATGGGACAGCTTCCCGAGGGGGAGGTTCTGTTGGTCGAAACCGTGGATGATGTCGCTATAATCGAGCCGCGCGACCCCGAGAGCCTTGCCTTCATCACCCAGACCACGCTTTCCGTCGATGATACCGCCGCGATCGTGGCAGCGTTGCAGGCGCGGTTTCCCTCGATCGTGGGACCGGCCAAGGAAGATATCTGCTATGCCACGACCAATCGTCAGGCGGCGGTGAAATCTGTTGCGCCGAAAATCGACGCGCTGCTGGTGATCGGTGCGCCGAACTCGTCGAATTCGCGCCGTCTGGTCGAGGTCGGGAAAGCGGCGGGCTGCGCCTATTCGCAGCTTGTCATGCGTGCCGATCAGATCGACTGGCGGGCAATGGAAGGAGTCCGGGCGGTTGGCGTGACCGCCGGGGCAAGCGCCCCGGAAGTGCTGGTCAATGAGGTGATCGACGCGTTCCGCTCCCGTTTCGAGGTCGATGTGCAGATCGTCGAGACGGCGCAGGAAAATGTCGAATTCAAGGTGCCACGCGTCCTGCGCGTCCCTGCCTGA
- a CDS encoding PQQ-dependent sugar dehydrogenase, translated as MKIFSGTAVAAIMIAGGAFAAPWPQAEPNTDYQPAFAGQTRAEAMNSGVELNVEPVVEGLAHPWAVELLPEGGALITERPGRLKYYDNTGTINDVSGIPEVSAGGQGGLLDVALSPDFAENRVIFLSYAEPRQGGNGTAVARMVLAEDGASVSDVQVIFRQTPTYDGDKHFGSRIIPAPDGTLFITLGERSDVPIRDTAQDMQNHLGKLIRITPEGNIPSDNPFANGEAALPEIYASGLRNVQAATLDGNGELWTIEHGPLGGDEINKPESGRNYGWPVIAYGHNYDGSPVNEGISAREGMEQPIYYWDPVIAPSGADFYDGNLFNGWQGDLLVGAMNPPSLVRLSVDGERVTGEERFDLGVGRVRDVKVAEDGTIWIVTDENRGGLYRLTPQG; from the coding sequence ATGAAAATCTTTTCAGGCACCGCAGTCGCTGCAATCATGATCGCAGGAGGTGCATTTGCGGCACCCTGGCCACAGGCCGAGCCGAATACGGATTATCAGCCTGCCTTTGCCGGACAGACCCGTGCAGAGGCGATGAATAGCGGGGTCGAGTTGAATGTCGAGCCTGTCGTCGAAGGTCTTGCCCACCCGTGGGCGGTCGAGTTGCTGCCCGAGGGCGGAGCGCTGATCACCGAACGGCCGGGCCGGTTGAAATATTACGATAATACCGGAACGATCAATGATGTTTCGGGAATCCCCGAGGTCTCTGCCGGCGGTCAGGGCGGCCTGCTGGATGTCGCTTTGTCACCGGATTTCGCGGAAAACCGGGTGATTTTCCTCAGCTATGCCGAACCGCGTCAGGGCGGCAACGGCACGGCGGTCGCCCGCATGGTTCTGGCAGAGGACGGCGCGTCGGTCAGCGATGTGCAGGTGATTTTCCGCCAGACGCCGACCTATGACGGTGACAAGCATTTCGGCAGCCGCATTATTCCCGCACCTGACGGGACGTTGTTCATCACTCTGGGCGAACGCTCTGACGTGCCGATCCGCGACACGGCGCAGGATATGCAGAACCATCTGGGTAAGCTGATCCGCATCACGCCGGAGGGGAATATTCCCTCGGATAACCCCTTTGCAAATGGTGAGGCCGCGCTGCCAGAGATCTATGCAAGCGGGCTGCGCAATGTGCAGGCGGCGACGCTGGATGGTAACGGCGAGCTGTGGACCATCGAGCACGGCCCGCTTGGCGGGGATGAAATCAACAAGCCCGAATCGGGCAGGAATTACGGCTGGCCGGTCATCGCCTATGGTCACAATTACGATGGCAGCCCGGTGAATGAGGGTATCTCTGCCCGCGAAGGGATGGAGCAGCCGATCTATTACTGGGACCCGGTGATCGCCCCTTCGGGCGCGGATTTCTATGACGGAAACCTGTTCAACGGCTGGCAGGGCGATCTGCTGGTGGGGGCGATGAACCCGCCCTCTCTGGTCCGGCTGTCGGTCGATGGCGAGCGCGTCACGGGTGAAGAAAGGTTCGATCTGGGCGTCGGCCGGGTCCGGGATGTCAAGGTCGCCGAGGACGGCACGATCTGGATCGTCACCGATGAGAATCGCGGCGGGCTGTATCGTCTGACGCCGCAGGGCTGA
- a CDS encoding NYN domain-containing protein — protein MFYKDDRLALFIDGANLYAAAKSLGFDIDYKLLRQEFERRGKLLRAYYYTALLENEEYSPIRPLVDWLQYNGFALVTKPAKEYTDAVGRRKIKGNMDIELTVNAMELAPRLDHAVLFSGDGDFRPLVEALQRQGVRVSVVSTTRSQPPMIADELRRQADNFIELDALRDVIGRPPREITAQEEQVLET, from the coding sequence GTGTTTTATAAAGACGATCGTCTTGCACTTTTCATTGATGGTGCAAATCTTTACGCAGCCGCTAAATCGCTTGGGTTCGATATCGATTACAAGCTGCTCCGGCAGGAATTCGAACGCCGGGGAAAATTGCTCCGGGCGTATTACTATACCGCCCTGCTGGAGAATGAGGAATATTCTCCGATCAGGCCGCTTGTCGACTGGTTGCAATATAACGGCTTCGCCTTGGTGACGAAGCCCGCAAAAGAATACACCGATGCCGTTGGGCGCCGGAAAATCAAGGGCAATATGGATATTGAGCTGACCGTGAACGCGATGGAACTCGCGCCGCGGCTGGATCATGCGGTGCTGTTCTCGGGCGATGGCGATTTCCGCCCGCTGGTTGAGGCGCTTCAGCGTCAGGGTGTCCGCGTTTCGGTTGTCTCGACAACACGCAGCCAGCCGCCGATGATCGCGGATGAGCTTCGCCGGCAGGCCGACAACTTCATCGAACTCGACGCGCTGCGTGACGTAATCGGTCGTCCCCCTCGGGAAATTACCGCGCAGGAAGAACAGGTTCTGGAAACCTGA
- the folK gene encoding 2-amino-4-hydroxy-6-hydroxymethyldihydropteridine diphosphokinase: MLETIAGTRMSSKLALLALGANLSSSSGAPAQTIRTSLQLINERIGTDLVAVSRFYTTPAFPAGGGPDYVNACASLSTSLSAQNLLNELHSVETSLGRSREGAGRWGARGIDIDLLALDDTVLPDATMQDAWRFLPAERQRSEAPAQLILPHPRIQDRGFVLVPLADIAPGWRHPRIGKTVAQMLAALPPEERLSARVFLDNPAETHQVTFSASDLIRTDR, translated from the coding sequence ATGCTGGAAACGATTGCCGGAACCAGAATGTCGTCTAAATTAGCCCTACTTGCCCTTGGGGCAAACTTGTCTTCTTCGTCAGGTGCTCCGGCACAGACAATTCGCACATCTTTACAATTAATTAACGAACGAATCGGTACAGATCTTGTGGCCGTCTCGCGGTTCTACACCACCCCGGCTTTTCCGGCGGGAGGCGGTCCCGATTATGTGAATGCCTGCGCCAGTCTTTCCACCAGCCTGTCCGCGCAGAATCTGTTAAACGAACTGCATTCTGTCGAGACCAGTCTGGGCCGCAGCCGTGAAGGCGCAGGGCGGTGGGGAGCGCGGGGAATAGATATCGACCTGCTCGCGCTGGACGACACGGTTTTGCCCGACGCCACAATGCAGGATGCGTGGCGGTTTTTGCCTGCCGAACGCCAGCGGAGCGAGGCACCCGCGCAGTTGATCCTGCCTCATCCGCGCATTCAGGATCGCGGTTTCGTTCTGGTTCCTTTGGCCGATATCGCGCCCGGCTGGCGCCATCCGCGCATCGGGAAAACCGTGGCGCAGATGCTGGCCGCCCTGCCCCCGGAGGAACGTCTCTCGGCGCGTGTTTTTCTTGACAATCCCGCAGAAACTCACCAAGTAACCTTTTCCGCCTCTGATCTGATTCGAACCGATAGGTGA
- the rpoZ gene encoding DNA-directed RNA polymerase subunit omega — MARVTVEDCVDKVPNRFDLVMLASHRAREIATGSPLTVDRDNDKNPVVALREIADETQQVDDLRERLIESSQTQIEVDEPEEDAMALLLGAEVDRPKPADEESEEKMLRMMLEANQRG; from the coding sequence ATGGCCCGCGTGACCGTCGAAGATTGTGTCGACAAAGTTCCGAACCGCTTCGACCTGGTGATGCTTGCCTCGCATCGTGCCCGCGAAATCGCGACTGGCAGCCCACTGACCGTTGATCGCGACAATGACAAAAACCCCGTTGTCGCCCTGCGCGAAATCGCTGACGAAACGCAGCAGGTCGATGATCTGCGCGAAAGACTGATCGAGTCCAGCCAGACCCAGATCGAGGTCGATGAGCCCGAGGAAGACGCAATGGCGCTTCTGCTTGGGGCTGAGGTCGACCGTCCCAAACCCGCTGACGAGGAATCCGAAGAGAAAATGCTTCGGATGATGCTGGAAGCGAACCAGCGCGGCTGA
- a CDS encoding RelA/SpoT family protein — protein MEKFDVEDLLALIRNYNPRTDEDLIRRAFSYGQHMHAGQFRHSGEPYFTHPVAVAAILTEMRLDDATIVTALLHDTIEDTRSTWGEVADQFGREIADLVDGVTKLTNLQLSGSHSKQAENFRKLFMAMTRDLRVILVKLADRLHNMRTIRAMRPDKQAKKARETMDIYAPLAGRMGMQWMREELEDLAFKVINAEARNSIIRRFLTLQKESGDVIAQITKDIRTELDREGIEANVYGRAKRPFSVWRKMQEKRLTFSRLSDIYGFRVIVGSESECYRALGLIHRRWRAVPGRFKDYISQPKANGYRSIHTTVTGRDGKRVEVQIRTRQMHEVAEAGVAAHWAYRDGVRSTNPFAVDPAEWIAQLNERLGGEDHDEFLEHVKLEMYSDQVFIFTPKGDVIQLPKGATPIDFAYAIHTRIGNSTVGAKVDGIRVPLWTRLKNGQVVEIITAAGQRPQAAWLEIVQTGRAKSAIRRALREEDRARLIRLGSELVRISFEHHGRRVTDKALRTAASKLALPDADELLARIGCAELSAQEVLQTLYPELGTRKETVDPKRPVAGLEADQTLGRADCCQPLPGERIVGITYRGRGIIIHAIDCPALAELEGEQDLKRWVDLQWREGTHPPAYPVTLTVTIRHDAGVLGRICTLIGSQGANISDLVFADRKPDFYRLQIEVELHGTDQLHAVLTSLEAESDVAQVSRLLRPELAP, from the coding sequence TTGGAAAAATTCGACGTCGAAGACCTTCTCGCGCTTATCCGGAACTACAATCCGCGCACGGATGAGGATCTGATCCGCCGCGCCTTCAGCTATGGCCAGCATATGCATGCGGGCCAGTTCCGTCATTCCGGCGAGCCCTATTTCACCCATCCCGTCGCTGTCGCCGCCATTCTCACCGAGATGCGGCTGGACGATGCGACCATTGTGACCGCCCTGCTGCATGACACGATTGAGGATACGCGCTCGACCTGGGGTGAGGTTGCGGATCAGTTCGGCCGCGAGATCGCCGATCTGGTGGATGGCGTCACCAAGCTGACCAATTTGCAGCTTTCCGGCAGCCATTCGAAGCAGGCCGAGAATTTTCGCAAGCTTTTCATGGCGATGACGCGTGATCTTCGCGTCATTTTGGTCAAGCTGGCCGACCGGCTGCACAATATGCGCACGATCCGCGCAATGCGCCCGGACAAGCAGGCGAAGAAGGCACGCGAGACGATGGATATCTATGCGCCTCTGGCCGGGCGCATGGGGATGCAGTGGATGCGTGAGGAACTGGAAGACCTCGCCTTCAAGGTCATCAATGCCGAAGCCCGCAACTCGATCATCCGCCGTTTCCTGACGCTACAAAAGGAATCCGGCGATGTGATCGCGCAGATCACCAAGGATATCCGCACCGAGTTGGACCGCGAAGGGATCGAGGCGAATGTCTATGGCCGCGCAAAGCGTCCGTTCAGTGTCTGGCGCAAGATGCAGGAGAAGCGGCTGACCTTCTCGCGCCTTTCGGATATTTACGGGTTCCGGGTCATCGTCGGTTCGGAAAGCGAATGTTACCGTGCGCTTGGCCTGATCCATCGCCGCTGGCGGGCTGTGCCGGGGCGGTTCAAGGATTATATCAGCCAGCCCAAGGCGAACGGGTATCGCTCGATTCACACCACCGTGACCGGCCGTGACGGCAAGCGGGTCGAGGTGCAGATCCGCACCCGCCAGATGCATGAGGTGGCCGAGGCGGGCGTGGCCGCGCATTGGGCCTATCGCGACGGGGTGCGCTCGACCAACCCGTTTGCCGTCGATCCGGCCGAGTGGATCGCGCAGTTGAACGAACGCCTTGGCGGCGAGGATCACGACGAGTTTCTGGAACATGTCAAGCTGGAGATGTATTCCGATCAGGTCTTCATCTTCACGCCCAAGGGTGACGTGATCCAGTTGCCGAAGGGCGCGACGCCGATCGATTTTGCCTATGCGATCCACACCCGGATCGGGAACAGCACGGTCGGGGCCAAGGTAGACGGTATTCGCGTTCCTCTGTGGACACGGCTGAAAAACGGTCAGGTGGTCGAGATCATTACCGCCGCAGGTCAGCGTCCGCAGGCGGCATGGCTGGAAATCGTACAGACAGGGCGGGCCAAGTCGGCAATCCGCCGTGCGCTGCGCGAGGAGGACCGGGCGCGACTGATCCGGCTTGGCTCGGAACTGGTGCGGATTTCCTTCGAACATCACGGCAGGCGGGTGACGGACAAGGCGCTGCGGACCGCCGCATCGAAGCTGGCCCTGCCCGATGCGGATGAGCTTCTGGCCAGAATAGGCTGCGCCGAGTTATCCGCGCAGGAAGTCTTGCAGACGCTTTATCCCGAGCTCGGCACAAGAAAGGAAACCGTCGATCCCAAAAGACCCGTTGCCGGGCTTGAGGCGGATCAGACTCTGGGCCGTGCCGATTGCTGTCAGCCCCTGCCCGGTGAGAGGATTGTCGGGATCACCTATCGCGGGCGCGGGATCATTATCCATGCCATCGACTGCCCCGCCCTTGCCGAGCTTGAGGGCGAGCAGGATCTGAAGCGATGGGTCGATCTGCAATGGCGGGAGGGAACGCATCCCCCAGCCTATCCGGTGACGCTGACCGTCACGATCCGCCACGATGCCGGTGTGCTGGGACGGATCTGCACCCTGATCGGCAGTCAGGGCGCGAATATCTCGGATCTGGTCTTTGCCGACCGGAAGCCGGATTTCTATCGCCTGCAGATTGAGGTCGAGCTTCACGGCACGGATCAGCTTCACGCCGTGCTGACCTCGCTTGAGGCGGAATCCGATGTCGCGCAGGTCTCGCGTCTGCTAAGGCCGGAACTTGCACCATGA
- a CDS encoding DUF2062 domain-containing protein has translation MFKRRKPRSYSQMATEMIYPRGGWLRAGQYVLHRLRRLPDQPHRIGRGVAAGTFVSFTPLYGLHFLAAAGIAWILGGNILAALLGTFVGNPITFPFIAYGSTWLGREILGLHGDMSPKMIFNEFADATAQIWQNIEAVFGPEKTHWDRLESFFQDIFLPYLVGGVILGTIAGVAMHYLTVPLIRAYHRRRARLLARRVERLRTAATQQPPGRSGDPRPVRPTGKAGDEK, from the coding sequence ATGTTCAAGCGCCGCAAGCCCCGAAGCTATTCGCAGATGGCGACAGAGATGATCTATCCGCGCGGCGGCTGGCTGCGGGCGGGTCAGTATGTGCTGCATCGGCTGCGCCGCCTGCCCGATCAGCCGCATCGTATCGGCCGGGGCGTGGCCGCCGGGACCTTCGTCTCCTTCACTCCGCTTTACGGCCTGCATTTTCTCGCTGCTGCGGGCATAGCTTGGATTCTGGGCGGCAATATTCTTGCCGCGCTGCTGGGAACCTTTGTTGGGAATCCCATTACTTTCCCGTTCATCGCCTATGGCTCGACCTGGCTTGGCAGAGAAATTCTCGGGCTCCACGGCGACATGTCTCCGAAGATGATCTTCAACGAATTCGCGGATGCGACGGCGCAAATATGGCAGAATATCGAGGCTGTTTTCGGGCCTGAAAAGACCCATTGGGATCGTCTGGAATCGTTCTTTCAGGACATTTTCCTGCCCTATCTGGTCGGGGGCGTGATTCTCGGGACAATTGCCGGGGTGGCGATGCATTATCTGACCGTGCCACTGATCCGCGCCTATCACCGCCGCCGCGCCCGTCTGCTGGCCCGCCGGGTCGAGCGTCTCCGTACCGCCGCGACCCAGCAACCGCCGGGACGGTCCGGCGATCCCCGTCCGGTCAGGCCGACCGGAAAAGCCGGGGACGAAAAATAG